One genomic window of Salvia miltiorrhiza cultivar Shanhuang (shh) chromosome 4, IMPLAD_Smil_shh, whole genome shotgun sequence includes the following:
- the LOC131021099 gene encoding uncharacterized protein LOC131021099, with amino-acid sequence MENLEFQLGEGESTSFWNHHWTGSLTLADQFPRLFRLSNNPGGSIKSMGTWNDGVWEWNLEWRRILLDREKDQVSALLSSINNFKLVKGKPDGWKWKLLPDGCFTVKSAYKAICDGVCAPQQKNHALSVIWNAPATHNAKVTAWRMMCGRMATIDNLLKRQVPIPNSEIVCKLCYLEDEDTEHLFFSCQKSTEIWYVILSWLGVQSALPSSKTAHFLAFINLGRKKDVRFLSGAWICVVWCIWKQRNRCIFDQGSWIKEKIVAEIKSRLWGWQKTFQMGSLPSDFRSWFEAVSLVD; translated from the coding sequence ATGGAAAATCTGGAATTTCAGTTAGGAGAGGGTGAGTCAACATCTTTTTGGAATCACCACTGGACAGGGAGTTTGACACTTGCTGACCAATTTCCAAGACTTTTTCGCCTCAGTAACAACCCTGGGGGCAGCATTAAAAGTATGGGAACATGGAACGATGGAGTCTGGGAATGGAATCTTGAGTGGAGAAGAATCCTGCTTGATAGAGAGAAAGACCAAGTTTCTGCTCTCCTGTCCTCTATCAACAATTTTAAGTTGGTGAAGGGGAAACCGGATGGTTGGAAATGGAAACTTTTGCCGGATGGTTGTTTCACTGTTAAGTCGGCATACAAGGCAATCTGCGACGGGGTTTGTGCTCCTCAACAGAAGAATCATGCCTTATCTGTCATTTGGAATGCACCGGCTACACACAACGCTAAAGTGACTGCTTGGAGGATGATGTGTGGAAGAATGGCGACGATCGACAATCTCTTGAAGAGGCAGGTTCCTATCCCGAACTCGGAGATTGTTTGTAAACTCTGTTACCTAGAGGATGAAGACACAGAGCATCTTTTTTTCTCTTGCCAAAAGTCCACTGAAATCTGGTATGTGATCCTCTCCTGGCTCGGTGTTCAGTCGGCTCTTCCTTCTTCTAAAACTGCCCATTTTCTCGCCTTTATTAATCTGGGGCGTAAGAAGGATGTTAGATTCCTTTCTGGGGCCTGGATCTGTGTGGTTTGGTGTATTTGGAAACAAAGGAATAGATGCATTTTTGACCAGGGGAGTTGGATCAAAGAAAAAATTGTTGCAGAAATCAAATCTCGTCTGTGGGGATGGCAGAAGACTTTCCAAATGGGCTCTCTTCCTTCTGATTTCAGATCTTGGTTTGAAGCAGTTAGCTTAGTGGACTGA